A genomic stretch from Myxocyprinus asiaticus isolate MX2 ecotype Aquarium Trade chromosome 24, UBuf_Myxa_2, whole genome shotgun sequence includes:
- the LOC127414624 gene encoding neurofilament light polypeptide-like, translating into MSSISYNPYFPSVQRRRVAVRSGTSFGGGSSRSRPVYTTYASPSRSSALSSTAALQRSAASADLELSQASQLSSEFKTVRTQERAQLQDLNDRFVSFIERVHGLELQNRALEGELLLLRQRHCEPTNLRALYEQEVRELSAAVDEARWQRQAAQDRRDHLEDALKELQSHYEDEVLAREEAEGRLVDARKGADEAALARSELEKRADTLLDELAFLKRLHEGEIAELQAQVQYSAQVSVEMEVAKPDLSVALRDIRAQYERLAQQNIQAAEEWFLGKVNTMTKDTAKHTENIRTAKDEAGEYRHLLKTRDLEIEACQGQNQALERQLQEVEEKQSAEIAALQDTIGDLENELRSMKNEMAHYLKEYQDLLNVKMALEIEIAAYRKLLEGEETRFNVGGIGGMSSVFSPSIAATPSFGRPVFSVQASRTSGAPYLLGTRLMSYSAMTNEIVEASQAQEAGASPEKEEEEEEGEKEEEEEVEEKGEEEGEKEEGEEGEEEGGEEEGEQDKEEGKEEEEELGDGEEGDKEEEEDAEEAEKDDNGKGKEEKKKGDEKESKAEKSKPKEK; encoded by the exons ATGAGCTCCATCAGTTACAACCCCTATTTCCCATCTGTGCAGCGCAGACGGGTGGCAGTGCGCAGTGGGACTAGTTTTGGGGGAGGAAGCAGTCGCTCCCGTCCCGTCTACACGACTTATGCATCCCCATCCCGCTCCTCGGCTCTCTCCTCCACTGCAGCTCTGCAGCGTTCTGCTGCCTCAGCAGACCTGGAATTGAGCCAGGCATCTCAGCTGAGCTCGGAGTTTAAGACTGTGCGGACTCAGGAGAGGGCCCAGCTTCAGGACCTCAATGATCGCTTTGTGAGCTTCATTGAGCGTGTGCACGGTCTCGAGCTCCAGAACCGGGCCCTGGAGGGTGAGCTGCTCCTGTTGCGTCAAAGGCACTGTGAGCCCACCAATCTGAGGGCGCTATATGAGCAGGAGGTGAGGGAACTCAGCGCAGCAGTTGACGAGGCACGTTGGCAGCGCCAAGCTGCTCAAGACAGGCGGGACCATCTCGAAGATGCACTCAAAGAGTTGCAGAGTCACTATGAAGACGAAGTTCTAGCCCGTGAGGAGGCAGAAGGCCGGTTGGTGGATGCCAGGAAGGGAGCGGATGAGGCAGCGCTTGCCCGCTCTGAGCTCGAGAAAAGGGCAGACACTCTGTTAGATGAGCTGGCCTTCTTGAAGAGGCTCCATGAAGGTGAGATTGCCGAGCTGCAAGCTCAGGTGCAGTACAGCGCCCAGGTGTCGGTGGAGATGGAGGTGGCCAAACCGGATCTTTCTGTGGCTCTCAGAGACATCCGAGCCCAGTATGAGCGCCTGGCCCAGCAGAACATCCAAGCGGCCGAGGAATGGTTCCTTGGGAAAGTTAACACCATGACAAAAGACACGGCTAAACATACCGAGAACATCCGCACCGCAAAGGATGAGGCTGGAGAGTATCGTCACCTACTAAAAACCCGAGACCTGGAGATTGAGGCCTGCCAGGGCCAGAATCAAGCTCTGGAGAGACAGCTGCAAGAGGTGGAGGAGAAACAGAGTGCAGAGATCGCCGCCCTACAG GATACCATCGGTGACCTGGAGAATGAGCTAAGGTCCATGAAGAATGAAATGGCTCATTACCTCAAAGAATATCAAGACCTCCTCAATGTGAAAATGGCCTTGGAGATTGAGATTGCTGCTTACAG GAAGCTTCTAGAAGGAGAAGAAACCCGCTTCAACGTAGGGGGTATTGGTGGCATGTCAAGTGTGTTTTCTCCCTCCATCGCCGCCACTCCTTCTTTCGGCCGTCCTGTGTTCTCTGTGCAGGCCAGCCGGACATCTGGTGCCCCCTATCTTTTGGGGACCAGACTGATGAGCTACTCTGCCATGACAAATGAGATTGTAGAAGCCAGCCAGGCACAAGAGGCAGGAGCGAGTCCagagaaagaagaggaggaggaagagggtgagaaggaggaggaggaagaggtagAAGAAAAAGGTGAAGAGGAAGGAGAAAAAGAGGAGG GTGAAGAAGGAGAAGAAGAGGGAGGAGAGGAGGAAGGAGAACAGGATAAGGAAGAAGgaaaagaggaggaggaagaattAGGAGATGGTGAAGAGGGtgataaagaagaagaagaggatgcAGAAGAGGCAGAGAAGGATGACAATGGAaaaggaaaagaggagaaaaagaaAGGAGATGAAAAAGAGAGCAAAGCCGAGAAAAGCAAGCCAAAAGAAAAGTAA
- the LOC127414623 gene encoding neurofilament medium polypeptide-like, with amino-acid sequence MDMRMTSSRRRALENRTIRPPSSAMRSHSWTKSSPGSSLSFKRATNVPVARSYNPALLAPPEGFELSAALNGDPVRSNEKEQLQGLNDRFASYIDKVRFLEGQNKQLEAEIQALKQQKVSQSLQSDAYDRELQDLRSALEQLHKERAQIMLDTDHIDEDLQRLRERFEDEARLREHMEAAVRSMKKDKDDSVLMKLELERKVQALVDEMDFLRQNHEEEINELLAQLQAAQVPVVEMRDLQKTDITSALREIRAQLDGFSSKNLQQAEEVFKCRYAMLSDAAEQNKDAIKSVRDEVADYRRQIQAKNIELEALRGTKDSLERQLDDIEDRHNTDVASYQEMILQLENDLKGTKWEMARHLREYQDLLNVKMALDAEIAAYRKLLEGEETRFRSTSGSISSASFVYSQHKTSKVKHKIVEEIIEETKGESDIDDDLAEVAREVAKEAGEEKEEEKEGEKEEIVVASQAKVSSSTPECEEEEKGGDEEETAEEEDAAEEVEGAADEEEEEGGEEETEEGEEEEGQEVEVIAETELCGDKSPTSDKEEKESSDKDDGGKEEEEGDKEGEAEGKEQAKDDEEKEEAEEKDNEEEETKSEGDEQKKDDSGEETKAESEKSDKEVSGEKQEPKSPADEKQEKGKEEVVTNGDQTSSAKDKASPKEEVQISTVETITNGDKETTKPDTEKEKKAEEKPQEKKKVTKKVEKVTPQAKEDIKGKD; translated from the exons ATGGACATGAGAATGACCTCTTCGCGCAGAAGGGCTCTGGAGAATCGGACTATCCGTCCTCCATCTTCCGCAATGCGCTCGCACTCCTGGACTAAAAGCAGTCCTGGTTCTTCCCTCTCATTCAAAAGAGCCACAAATGTCCCCGTTGCCAGGTCATACAACCCCGCGCTGCTCGCGCCTCCTGAGGGTTTCGAGCTGAGCGCGGCGCTGAATGGAGACCCGGTGCGCAGTAACGAAAAGGAGCAACTCCAAGGGTTAAACGACCGCTTCGCGAGTTACATCGACAAAGTGCGCTTCTTAGAGGGGCAAAACAAGCAGCTGGAAGCCGAAATCCAGGCGCTGAAGCAACAGAAGGTGTCCCAGTCCTTGCAGAGCGATGCGTACGACCGAGAGCTCCAAGACCTGCGCAGCGCCCTGGAGCAACTACACAAAGAGAGAGCGCAAATCATGCTGGACACCGACCACATTGACGAGGATCTCCAGCGACTCCGAGAGCGATTCGAAGATGAAGCCCGGCTCAGGGAGCACATGGAAGCCGCCGTTCGAAGCATGAAGAAAGACAAGGACGACTCGGTTCTGATGAAACTGGAGTTGGAGAGGAAAGTCCAGGCTCTTGTGGACGAGATGGACTTCTTGCGCCAGAACCATGAGGAGGAGATCAACGAGCTTCTGGCTCAGCTTCAAGCCGCGCAGGTGCCGGTGGTGGAGATGAGGGATCTCCAGAAGACCGATATCACCTCTGCTCTCCGGGAGATCCGCGCGCAGCTGGACGGGTTTTCCTCCAAGAACCTGCAGCAGGCGGAGGAGGTGTTCAAGTGCCGCTACGCCATGCTGTCGGACGCCGCAGAACAGAACAAGGATGCTATAAAGTCCGTACGGGATGAGGTCGCAGATTACCGCCGTCAGATTCAAGCCAAGAACATTGAACTGGAAGCGCTTCGTGGCACCAAAGATTCTCTGGAGAGGCAACTGGATGATATCGAGGACCGCCACAACACCGACGTTGCAAGTTATCAG GAGATGATCCTCCAACTGGAAAATGACTTGAAGGGAACAAAATGGGAAATGGCTCGTCATCTCCGGGAATATCAAGACCTGCTCAACGTCAAGATGGCACTGGATGCTGAAATAGCAGCTTATAG GAAACTGCTGGAAGGCGAGGAGACGCGCTTCCGCAGCACTTCTGGAAGTATTTCTAGTGCTTCCTTCGTGTACAGCCAGCACAAAACCTCTAAAGTCAAGCATAAAATAGTGGAGGAGATCATTGAGGAGACCAAAGGAGAGAGTGACATCGATGATGACCTTGCAGAAGTCGCAAGAGAGGTGGCAAAAGAAGCTGGTGAGGAaaaggaggaagagaaagaggggGAGAAAGAGGAGATCGTTGTCGCCAGTCAAGCCAAAGTGAGTTCTAGCACTCCTGAGTGTGAAGAGGAAGAGAAAGGTGGGGATGAGGAAGAAACAGCAGAAGAGGAAGATGCTGCTGAGGAGGTAGAGGGTGCAGCagatgaggaggaagaggaaggagGGGAAGAGGAAACAGAGGAGGGGGAAGAGGAAGAAGGACAGGAAGTTGAAGTGATTGCAGAGACCGAGCTGTGTGGCGACAAATCGCCAACATCAGATAAGGAAGAGAAAGAAAGCAGTGACAAAGACGATGgaggaaaagaagaagaagaggggGATAAAGAAGGAGAGGCAGAGGGTAAAGAACAAGCCAAAGATGATGAGGAAAAGGAAGAAGCCGAAGAAAAAGACAATGAGGAAGAGGAAACAAAATCTGAAGGAGACGAACAGAAGAAAGACGACTCTGGAGAAGAAACAAAAGCTGAATCAGAAAAAAGTGACAAAGAAGTGAGTGGAGAGAAGCAGGAACCAAAAAGCCCAGCAGATGAGAAGCAGGAAAAGGGAAAAGAAGAGGTTGTTACCAATGGTGACCAGACAAGCTCTGCCAAAGACAAAGCCAGCCCAAAAGAAGAGGTTCAAATCAGTACAGTGGAGACCATTACCAATGGAGACAAGGAAACAACCAAACCAGACacggagaaagagaaaaaagcagaGGAAAAGCCACAGGAGAAAAAGAAAGTTACCAAAAAGGTGGAGAAAGTGACCCCACAAGCAAAGGAGGACATCAAAGGGAAAGACTGA
- the LOC127414622 gene encoding neurofilament medium polypeptide-like, whose product MDMRMTSSRRRALENRTIRPPSSAMRSHSWTKSSPGSSLSFKRATNVPVARSYNPALLAPPEGFELSAALNGDPVRSNEKEQLQGLNDRFASYIDKVRFLEGQNKQLEAEIQALKQQKVSQSLQSDAYDRELQDLRSALEQLHKERAQIMLDTDHIDEDLQRLRERFEDEARLREHMEAAVRSMKKDKDDSVLMKLELERKVQALVDEMDFLRQNHEEEINELLAQLQAAQVPVVEMRDLQKTDITSALREIRAQLDGFSSKNLQQAEEVFKCRYAMLSDAAEQNKDAIKSVRDEVADYRRQIQAKNIELEALRGTKDSLERQLDDIEDRHNTDVASYQEMILQLENDLKGTKWEMARHLREYQDLLNVKMALDAEIAAYRKLLEGEETRFRSTSGSISSASFVYSQHKTSKVKHKIVEEIIEETKGESDIDDDLAEVAREVAKEAGEEKEEEEEGKEVEEIVAASQAKVSSSAPEGEEEEKGGDEEETAEEGEAAEELEGAADEEEEEEGGEEETEEGEEEAEEGKEEEGQEVEVIAETELSGDKSPTSDKEEKESSDKDDGGKEEEEGDKEGETEGKEQAKDDEEKEEAEEKDNEEEETKSEGDEQKKDDSGEETKAESEKSDKEVSGEKQEPKSPADEKQEKGKEEVVTNGDQTSSAKDKASPKEEVQISTVETITNGDKETTKPDTEKEKKAEEKPQEKKKVTKKVEKVTPQAKEDIKGKD is encoded by the exons ATGGACATGAGAATGACCTCTTCGCGCAGAAGGGCTCTGGAGAATCGGACTATCCGTCCTCCATCTTCCGCAATGCGCTCGCACTCCTGGACTAAAAGCAGTCCTGGTTCTTCCCTCTCATTCAAAAGAGCCACAAATGTCCCCGTTGCCAGGTCGTACAACCCCGCGCTGCTCGCGCCTCCTGAGGGTTTCGAGCTGAGCGCGGCGCTGAATGGAGACCCGGTGCGCAGTAACGAAAAGGAGCAACTCCAAGGGTTAAACGACCGCTTCGCGAGTTACATCGACAAAGTGCGCTTCTTAGAGGGGCAAAACAAGCAGCTGGAAGCCGAAATCCAGGCGCTGAAGCAACAGAAGGTGTCCCAGTCCTTGCAGAGCGATGCGTACGACCGAGAGCTCCAAGACCTGCGCAGCGCCCTGGAGCAACTACACAAAGAGAGAGCGCAAATCATGCTGGACACCGACCACATTGACGAGGATCTCCAGCGACTCCGAGAGCGATTCGAAGATGAAGCCCGGCTCAGGGAGCACATGGAAGCCGCCGTTCGAAGCATGAAGAAAGACAAGGACGACTCGGTTCTGATGAAACTGGAGTTGGAGAGGAAAGTCCAGGCTCTTGTGGACGAGATGGACTTCTTGCGCCAGAACCATGAGGAGGAGATCAACGAGCTTCTGGCTCAGCTTCAAGCCGCGCAGGTGCCGGTGGTGGAGATGAGGGATCTCCAGAAGACCGATATCACCTCTGCTCTCCGGGAGATCCGCGCGCAGCTGGACGGGTTTTCCTCCAAGAACCTGCAGCAGGCGGAGGAGGTGTTCAAGTGCCGCTACGCCATGCTGTCGGACGCCGCAGAACAGAACAAGGATGCTATAAAGTCCGTACGGGATGAGGTCGCAGATTACCGCCGTCAGATTCAAGCCAAGAACATTGAACTGGAAGCGCTTCGTGGCACCAAAGATTCTCTGGAGAGGCAACTGGATGATATCGAGGACCGCCACAACACCGACGTTGCAAGTTATCAG GAGATGATCCTCCAACTGGAAAATGACTTGAAGGGAACAAAGTGGGAAATGGCTCGTCATCTCCGGGAATATCAAGACCTGCTCAACGTCAAGATGGCGCTGGATGCTGAAATAGCAGCTTATAG GAAACTGCTGGAAGGCGAGGAGACGCGCTTCCGCAGCACTTCTGGAAGTATTTCTAGTGCTTCCTTCGTGTACAGCCAGCACAAAACCTCTAAAGTCAAGCATAAAATAGTGGAGGAGATCATTGAGGAGACCAAAGGAGAGAGTGACATCGATGATGACCTTGCAGAAGTCGCAAGAGAGGTGGCAAAAGAAGCTGGTGAGGaaaaggaggaagaggaagaggggaAGGAAGTGGAGGAGATTGTTGCCGCCAGTCAAGCCAAAGTGAGTTCTAGTGCTCCTGAGGGTGAAGAGGAAGAGAAAGGAGGTGACGAGGAAGAAACAGCAGaagagggagaagctgctgaggAGCTAGAGGGTGCAGcagatgaggaggaggaagaggaaggagGGGAAGAGGAAACAGAGGAGGGGGAAGAGGAAGCAGAGGAGGGGAAAGAGGAAGAGGGACAGGAAGTTGAAGTGATTGCAGAGACCGAGCTGTCTGGCGATAAATCTCCAACATCAGataaagaagagaaagaaagcaGTGACAAAGATGATGgaggaaaagaagaagaagaggggGATAAAGAAGGAGAGACAGAGGGTAAAGAACAAGCCAAAGATGATGAGGAAAAGGAAGAAGCCGAAGAAAAAGACAATGAGGAAGAGGAAACAAAATCTGAAGGAGACGAACAGAAGAAAGACGACTCTGGAGAAGAAACAAAAGCTGAATCAGAAAAAAGTGACAAAGAAGTGAGTGGAGAGAAGCAAGAACCAAAAAGCCCAGCAGATGAGAAGCAGGAAAAGGGAAAAGAAGAGGTTGTTACCAATGGTGATCAGACAAGCTCTGCCAAAGACAAAGCCAGCCCAAAAGAAGAGGTTCAAATCAGTACAGTGGAGACCATTACCAATGGAGACAAGGAAACAACCAAACCAGACacggagaaagagaaaaaagcagaGGAAAAGCCACAGGAGAAAAAGAAAGTTACCAAAAAGGTGGAGAAAGTGACCCCACAAGCAAAGGAGGACATCAAAGGGAAAGACTGA
- the LOC127414621 gene encoding neurofilament medium polypeptide-like, translated as MDMRMTSSRRRALENRTIRPPSSAMRSHSWTKSSPGSSLSFKRATNVPVARSYNPALLAPPEGFELSAALNGDPVRSNEKEQLQGLNDRFASYIDKVRFLEGQNKQLEAEIQALKQQKVSQSLQSDAYDRELQDLRSALEQLHKERAQIMLDTDHIDEDLQRLRERFEDEARLREHMEAAVRSMKKDKDDSVLMKLELERKVQALVDEMDFLRQNHEEEINELLAQLQAAQVPVVEMRDLQKTDITSALREIRAQLDGFSSKNLQQAEEVFKCRYAMLSDAAEQNKDAIKSVRDEVADYRRQIQAKNIELEALRGTKDSLERQLDDIEDRHNTDVASYQEMILQLENDLKGTKWEMAHHLREYQDLLNVKMALDAEIAAYRKLLEGEETRFRSTSGSISSASFVYSQHKTSKVKHKIVEEIIEETKGESDIDDDLAEVTREVAKEAGEEKEDEEEGKEEEEIVAASQAKVSSSAPEGEEEEKGGDEEETAEEGEAAEEVEGAADEEEEEEGGEEETEEGEEEAEEGKEEEGQEVEVIAETELSGDKSPTSDKEEKESSDKDDGGKEEEEGDKEGEAEGKEQAKDDEEKEEAEEKDKEEEETKSEGDEQKKDDSGEETKAESEKSDKEVSGEKQEPKSPADEKQEKGKEEVVTNGDQTSSAKDKASPKEEVQISTVETITNGDKETTKPDTEKEKKAEEKPQEKKKVTKKVEKVTPQAKEDIKGKD; from the exons ATGGACATGAGAATGACCTCTTCGCGCAGAAGGGCTCTGGAGAATCGGACTATCCGTCCTCCATCTTCCGCAATGCGCTCGCACTCCTGGACTAAAAGCAGTCCTGGTTCTTCCCTCTCATTCAAAAGAGCCACAAATGTCCCCGTTGCCAGGTCGTACAACCCCGCGCTGCTCGCGCCTCCTGAGGGTTTCGAGCTGAGCGCGGCGCTGAATGGAGACCCGGTGCGCAGTAACGAAAAGGAGCAACTCCAAGGGTTAAACGACCGCTTCGCGAGTTACATCGACAAAGTGCGCTTCTTAGAGGGGCAAAACAAGCAGCTGGAAGCCGAAATCCAGGCGCTGAAGCAACAGAAGGTGTCCCAGTCCTTGCAGAGCGATGCGTACGACCGAGAGCTCCAAGACCTGCGCAGCGCCCTGGAGCAACTACACAAAGAGAGAGCGCAAATCATGCTGGACACCGACCACATTGACGAGGATCTCCAGCGACTCCGAGAGCGATTCGAAGATGAAGCCCGGCTCAGGGAGCACATGGAAGCCGCCGTTCGAAGCATGAAGAAAGACAAGGACGACTCGGTTCTGATGAAACTGGAGTTGGAGAGGAAAGTCCAGGCTCTTGTGGACGAGATGGACTTCTTGCGCCAGAACCATGAGGAGGAGATCAACGAGCTTCTGGCTCAGCTTCAAGCCGCGCAGGTGCCGGTGGTGGAGATGAGGGATCTCCAGAAGACCGATATCACCTCTGCTCTCCGGGAGATCCGCGCGCAGCTGGACGGGTTTTCCTCCAAGAACCTGCAGCAGGCGGAGGAGGTGTTCAAGTGCCGCTACGCCATGCTGTCGGACGCCGCAGAACAGAACAAGGATGCTATAAAGTCCGTACGGGATGAGGTTGCAGATTACCGCCGTCAGATTCAAGCCAAGAACATTGAACTGGAAGCGCTTCGTGGCACCAAAGATTCTCTGGAGAGGCAACTGGATGATATCGAGGACCGCCACAACACCGACGTTGCAAGTTATCAG GAGATGATCCTCCAACTGGAAAATGACTTGAAGGGAACAAAGTGGGAAATGGCTCATCATCTCCGGGAATATCAAGACCTGCTCAACGTCAAGATGGCGCTGGATGCTGAAATAGCAGCTTATAG GAAACTGCTGGAAGGCGAGGAGACGCGCTTCCGCAGCACTTCTGGAAGTATTTCTAGTGCTTCCTTCGTGTACAGCCAGCACAAAACCTCTAAAGTCAAGCATAAAATAGTGGAGGAGATCATTGAGGAGACTAAAGGAGAGAGTGACATCGATGATGACCTTGCAGAAGTCACAAGAGAGGTGGCAAAAGAAGCTGGTGAGGAAAAGGAGGATGAGGAAGAGGGGAAGGAAGAGGAGGAGATTGTTGCCGCCAGTCAAGCCAAAGTGAGTTCTAGTGCTCCTGAGGGTGAAGAGGAAGAGAAAGGAGGTGACGAGGAAGAAACAGCAGaagagggagaagctgctgaggAGGTAGAGGGTGCAGcagatgaggaggaggaagaggaaggagGGGAAGAGGAAACAGAGGAGGGGGAAGAGGAAGCAGAGGAGGGGAAAGAGGAAGAGGGACAGGAAGTTGAAGTGATTGCAGAGACCGAGCTGTCTGGCGATAAATCTCCAACATCAGataaagaagagaaagaaagcaGTGACAAAGACGATGgaggaaaagaagaagaagaggggGATAAAGAAGGAGAGGCAGAGGGTAAAGAACAAGCCAAAGATGATGAGGAAAAGGAAGAAGCCGAAGAAAAAGACAAAGAAGAAGAGGAAACAAAATCTGAAGGAGACGAACAGAAGAAAGACGACTCTGGAGAAGAAACAAAAGCTGAATCAGAAAAAAGTGACAAAGAAGTGAGTGGAGAGAAGCAGGAACCAAAAAGCCCAGCAGATGAGAAGCAGGAAAAGGGAAAAGAAGAGGTTGTTACCAATGGTGACCAGACAAGCTCTGCCAAAGACAAAGCCAGCCCAAAAGAAGAGGTTCAAATCAGTACAGTGGAGACCATTACCAATGGAGACAAGGAAACAACCAAACCAGACacggagaaagagaaaaaagcagaGGAAAAGCCACAGGAGAAAAAGAAAGTTACCAAAAAGGTGGAGAAAGTGACCCCACAAGCAAAGGAGGACATCAAAGGGAAAGACTGA